The Plasmodium brasilianum strain Bolivian I chromosome 11, whole genome shotgun sequence nucleotide sequence TTCGAAATTTTCTTCTAGTAATTTACCcacttcatattttttattttcaattattttatttgcatACTCATGTGCTAAATATGGGTTTCTATGATCCTTACCATAAATtcttatatgtatttttccatttttcttttttctttcaattATTCTATATTTCACATTGTTGTTTTTACAACTCCTTAtgtaatacattttatagctttttttatttcccccCTTATCATAATTTAAAGCCCTCTTTGTTGTAAAAGCTCTACGAGCCCTTACAATCTTCTCCTTAGAAATACCTTCTGTTATTAGAAGTATGAAAAATAGTAAGAGGTGTCGCACCatctttaattataatagatgaagatatatatacgatACACATATGtctatgtatacatatatatcccCTGATGTTAACACAAAATATGAGTATATCTAATATGGCGCATATTTAGTTTGCTTCTCTTTTGCTTACCGCCTTGTAGCATTACTGCATTATTACACCAGTGTTGTACGGTCTTTTATTGTACTGTACTGTATTATGTtgccttattttttatttccttttatcaatatcatcttttttgaatactgttatattttaatttaaaaaaaggctTTTGGCTTATCaccatttcattttttggtTTTCTCGGGTATGTTCCAGTTTAACTACTATATAATTTGATTTACcgttaattattttgttttattttattttatttttgttttgtgtTCTATTTTATGACATATCCTCATTTTTTCagagtaaaattttttttttttttttttaaatccaATTTGGCATTAGAAACTTTTTCACCAACATGTATATCCCAATacgaataagaataaattcaaacgcatatatacttattctttttttaagaatattctTTACCTATGAATAACTTTCCCTTCCACATTTGTcatgaaaaaatttctttttctttggTTTTTTCTAACATTGCTCACATATTAGAATGGTTTATGGTTTAAAAAAAGctgtttataatatacatacatatgtatatatatatctagcTCTCGTATGATAATCAATATTacaaatcttttttttttttatatatagagtCATACTCATTTCAGCAATAATTAACACGTTGTGCTGCTCTAtggaatatacatatatatatttcaattgTTTGTAATTTTTCATGATAATAAATTCACTCCTTATgacctaattttttttttttttttttcatccccTGCTTCACagtattttacatattttccattttttcaaGTTTTAGGAATGTATCCTATTCCCCTAAATGATTTGcctattttgttcatttgaattatttttcgTCTTTTTAAAACATGAACAGTGAAAAAATACTGATTACTAACTGCAATATATTAGATGCAGTGGGTGACAAATTAatggaaatattaaaaaatttggaagatattttgtttcatttagAACCATTAAGTaattatgatgaaaaaaatgattccATATTTACcaatttaaatgataaagaaaataatataattattttatcaaatataatatatgataatatgaacaaagtTAAGATTACTTTACAcgattttattaaaaacataCCCCCGTCTTACACATATTACACCTCCTTCTATTATAAcgattttattatattaaaagaaataataagaaaacaacaaaaaaggGAACATGAAGatgttaataaaatggaaaataataatgagagtgaaaatgaaaagacaGAACtcgataaaaaagaaataacagATATGACCTCTTTACAAATAAGGGATGAAGAAAATAGAGGTAATTTAAATTACGTgcaagtaaaaaatatatataataattcttcAACAACTGATAACAAGATGCTGGACAGGAATATTAATTCATCTGAACAGAATAGTTCCGTAAAAacaaatgattttttttatttttccttcttaATCGATTTAGAGTATTccaatttaatatatatgaaaaaatgtgaagaggaaattgataaatatttaattaatactaACTAGTTGTAACctataataaatgaatactccttattttgtaaaataacaGATTAGTAGGAAATCAGACATCAGGTGAATTggcatattaaaaattagaTCGATTTTCTAAAGGACTTTCTCAATGTTTCTTCAAAAAAAGTGCAAGAACATGGTTATCCATGCGTCGatacgtacaaatatatatatatgtatgtatatacaggAAGAGACAAAAATAGTGAGATAATTGTAGTCATAGGCTCAGCTTTAGGCCCCTTTAGAGCCTTGGAAtacgaataaaaaaaaaattttttttgttattttttcaagCTTGTGTAATTTTGTTCTTCGTATATGAgtgaaagaaaaattatttaatggttacatttatgaaataaatataataagttttacataaaataccataaataaatgtacaattttaattatattaataaatgtatatgtatccAAATAAGTGCTATATTTGAAATTAAGGAATAactaatatgaaaatatgttaaaataggaaaatttgtaacatgtttatatataatataacgaAATGGAAAAGGGGAATATAATTAAACCACGCACACaacatgtaaaaataagtatGCATGTTTATTTgatgtttgtttgttttaaTTACGTTAATCATGACATACTTTACAGAtaaatttttgcttttatacCTTATACGACGAAAATgttttcttataaaaaagtaaaagacgATAGTGCAAAAAATCAAATACTTTCAAAGGATTAACAAAAAGAGCAGCAACAAAACAGCGACAAAACAGCAGACtggaaacaaataaaaaaatagggaAGTGACAAAATGACGAAGCAGTGAAATATTGtttattaacattaaatGAGAAGAATAATTAGTTTTGCttcggaaaaaaaaaaagacaaactTATCCTCTTTAGCTTCAAtcggattttttttttccgagAAATTCTTTGCATTTTTCCGCATTTCttaatacacaaaaaaataaaataaaatatatttaataaaaagaagtaatattgttattatacaaagcatatataaataacacaGTATTTTTTTAGGTTTTAGgtaaacttaaaaataagCACAAAAATTGAGTAAGGGAacaaatgttattattattaaaaataaaaaaacttataaataagtatatataaacatgtacatataaacatgtaaCACATAAACAGGTACACATAAACAAGTACACATAAACAAGTACACATAAACATGTAGATATAAGCACATTAAAGGATAATAttggaatatatatacgtatttatacTTCTTtcaataaaaagaataagcaATAAATGCTTTTttgctgtttttttttaattgttttaaaataaaaacgatACGCATACTTATGGATTATTTAgattaataaagaaataaaaacatggatttagacaataaaaaaaaaaaaaaaaaaagaagcatatTCTACAATATTAAGCTAATgaggaaaatataaactgaatttatatttttaaacattaatttattcatCTGTCCATCTAACTAGGGTGGCATGTAAATACAAATGATCGGAGGAAGAATACTTCTGAAAATGgttgaaataaaaagatattatataaaaataactatTTACCAGGAGATAaaaacatatgaaaaaagaaaaaaaaaaagaacaacaaTAGgagaaacaaaattaattttctCTCTATTGCTCAATTTTCTTACCTCATTCGGAAGACACCCATATTTTGCAAGTTTTCCAAATGCAGGAAAA carries:
- a CDS encoding hypothetical protein (conserved Plasmodium protein); protein product: MNSEKILITNCNILDAVGDKLMEILKNLEDILFHLEPLSNYDEKNDSIFTNLNDKENNIIILSNIIYDNMNKVKITLHDFIKNIPPSYTYYTSFYYNDFIILKEIIRKQQKREHEDVNKMENNNESENEKTELDKKEITDMTSLQIRDEENRGNLNYVQVKNIYNNSSTTDNKMLDRNINSSEQNSSVKTNDFFYFSFLIDLEYSNLIYMKKCEEEIDKYLINTN